From Bacteroidota bacterium, the proteins below share one genomic window:
- a CDS encoding cell division protein ZapA produces MKEQISIKVNIADRIYPLKVYAEEEENIRKAAELINKKVNLYIEQYSIKDKQAALSMCALEIMTESLNSESQKSDDHDSLIKQLIDIESLLSVS; encoded by the coding sequence ATGAAAGAACAAATCTCAATAAAAGTGAATATAGCAGATCGTATTTACCCCTTGAAAGTATATGCAGAAGAGGAGGAGAATATCAGAAAAGCTGCAGAACTAATTAATAAAAAGGTAAATCTATATATTGAGCAATACTCTATTAAAGATAAGCAAGCAGCACTATCAATGTGTGCGTTGGAAATAATGACAGAATCATTGAATTCTGAATCTCAGAAATCTGATGATCACGATTCGCTAATAAAACAACTTATTGATATTGAGTCACTTCTTTCTGTGTCCTAA
- the rny gene encoding ribonuclease Y, which produces MGYIIPLLIGLTVAALPTGVFLGRKVLAGKLKEQESDISKKSKIMLQEAEDKAEIIRKDKMLEAKEKYLQMKSHHEREIQNKNKILNSNANKLKEKEINLRRKSEDLQRKENEIMQTKEDLERQLAINIRKKDELEKLHQMQVDQLEKVAGMSAEVAKSQLVESLKEDAKDSAKSMIKEITDEAKLTANKEARRVVLMSIQRVAVEQAVENCVSVFPIENEEIKGRIIGREGRNIRALEAATGVEIIVDDTPDSIVLSGFDPIRREIARLSLHKLVTDGRIHPARIEEVVTKTTKQIDDELIEVGEKTCMDLGVQRLHPELIRLVGRMKYRSSYGQNLLQHSREVANLCAIMASEMGLNPKRAKRAGLLHDIGKVSDEDPEVPHAVLGSRLAERYNEHPSVVNAVGSHHDELEMTSMLAPIVQVCDALSGARPGARREIFESYIKRLKDLEDIALSHEGVFKAYAIQAGRELRVIVQSDRVSDTDSDSLSYDISQKIQETMTYPGQIKITVIREKRSVAFAK; this is translated from the coding sequence ATGGGCTACATAATTCCATTACTAATCGGATTAACTGTTGCTGCCTTACCTACCGGAGTTTTTTTAGGGAGGAAAGTTTTAGCTGGAAAGCTAAAAGAGCAGGAATCTGATATCAGCAAAAAAAGCAAGATAATGCTTCAAGAAGCTGAAGATAAAGCTGAAATCATCCGCAAAGACAAAATGTTGGAAGCGAAGGAGAAATATCTGCAGATGAAATCACATCATGAACGTGAGATTCAAAATAAAAATAAAATTCTAAACTCAAATGCCAATAAACTAAAAGAAAAGGAAATTAACCTCAGAAGAAAGTCAGAAGATTTACAAAGAAAAGAAAACGAGATCATGCAAACAAAAGAAGATCTCGAAAGACAATTAGCAATTAATATCAGAAAAAAGGATGAGCTTGAAAAATTACACCAAATGCAGGTTGATCAACTTGAAAAAGTAGCTGGAATGTCTGCTGAGGTTGCAAAATCACAATTAGTTGAAAGTTTAAAAGAAGATGCAAAAGATTCAGCAAAATCAATGATCAAAGAAATTACTGATGAAGCTAAACTTACTGCCAATAAAGAAGCCAGACGTGTTGTTTTAATGTCCATTCAGCGGGTTGCTGTAGAGCAGGCAGTGGAAAATTGCGTATCTGTTTTTCCTATTGAAAATGAAGAAATTAAAGGTCGTATTATTGGTCGTGAAGGAAGGAATATACGTGCTCTTGAAGCAGCTACAGGTGTTGAAATTATTGTTGACGATACACCCGATTCAATCGTACTTTCTGGATTTGACCCAATACGCAGAGAAATTGCCCGATTATCATTGCATAAATTAGTAACTGATGGACGTATTCATCCAGCACGTATAGAAGAGGTTGTTACTAAAACAACTAAGCAAATTGATGATGAGCTTATTGAGGTTGGTGAGAAAACATGCATGGATTTAGGTGTACAGCGCTTGCATCCTGAACTAATTCGGTTGGTTGGTCGTATGAAATACAGATCGTCATATGGACAGAATTTGCTCCAACACAGTAGGGAAGTAGCCAACCTTTGTGCTATTATGGCTAGTGAAATGGGCTTAAATCCGAAAAGAGCAAAAAGAGCAGGTTTGCTTCATGATATTGGAAAGGTGTCAGATGAAGATCCGGAAGTACCCCATGCAGTTTTGGGTTCGCGCTTGGCTGAAAGGTATAACGAACATCCTTCTGTAGTTAATGCTGTTGGTTCTCATCACGATGAATTGGAAATGACCAGCATGTTAGCTCCGATTGTACAGGTTTGTGATGCTTTATCAGGAGCAAGACCAGGTGCACGCAGAGAAATTTTCGAATCATATATCAAACGTCTTAAAGATTTAGAAGATATTGCCTTATCGCACGAAGGTGTGTTTAAAGCTTATGCTATTCAGGCAGGACGTGAGTTAAGAGTCATCGTTCAAAGTGATCGAGTTTCTGATACAGATTCAGATTCGCTATCTTATGACATTTCTCAGAAGATTCAGGAGACTATGACCTATCCCGGACAAATCAAAATCACGGTTATCAGGGAAAAAAGATCAGTTGCGTTTGCTAAGTAA